One window of Catellicoccus marimammalium M35/04/3 genomic DNA carries:
- the pepT gene encoding peptidase T: protein MYENLVPRFLKYVKINTRSDATSTTTPSTPSQVEFAKMMMEELKELGMSDVHYNEHNGYVIATLPANTDKEGVRSIGFLSHMDTADFNAEGVNPQIVENYDGKSDIPLDKEGKYVLSPKDFPNLHNYEGNTLITTDGSTLLGADDKSGIAEIMTAMEYFIKHPEIKHGKIMVGFGPDEEIGIGADKFDVNDFDVDFAYTIDGGPLGELEYETFNAADAQIKFVGKNVHPGTAKDTMVNALKLAIAFDNYLPNLETPENTDGYEGFYHLYDLSGNEEEANAAYIIRDHNHDKFEDRKQTMQFIAKRMNEVLGMERVQITLNDQYYNMGEVIEKDMSIIDLAEEAMREVGITPDVKPVRGGTDGSKISFMGIPTPNIFTGGENMHGRFEFISVDTMKKAVDTIIKLVELNEEKA, encoded by the coding sequence ATGTACGAAAATTTAGTACCTCGTTTCCTAAAATATGTAAAAATTAATACACGTTCAGATGCAACTAGCACAACTACTCCATCTACTCCATCACAAGTAGAATTTGCAAAAATGATGATGGAAGAATTAAAAGAGTTAGGGATGAGCGATGTTCATTACAACGAACATAATGGTTATGTAATTGCGACTTTACCAGCAAATACAGACAAAGAAGGAGTTCGTAGTATCGGTTTCTTATCTCATATGGATACTGCTGACTTCAACGCTGAAGGTGTAAATCCACAAATCGTTGAAAATTACGATGGAAAATCAGATATTCCTCTTGATAAAGAAGGAAAATATGTATTAAGTCCTAAAGATTTCCCTAACTTACACAATTATGAAGGAAATACATTAATTACTACCGATGGATCTACTTTATTAGGTGCCGATGATAAATCAGGAATTGCTGAAATTATGACAGCAATGGAATATTTCATTAAACATCCAGAAATTAAACATGGTAAAATCATGGTTGGTTTTGGTCCAGATGAAGAAATTGGTATCGGTGCTGATAAGTTTGATGTCAATGATTTTGATGTGGACTTTGCTTACACTATTGATGGTGGTCCATTAGGTGAATTAGAATATGAAACATTTAATGCCGCAGATGCACAAATTAAATTTGTTGGTAAAAATGTTCACCCAGGTACAGCGAAAGATACAATGGTTAATGCTTTGAAATTAGCGATTGCCTTTGATAACTACTTACCAAACTTAGAAACACCAGAAAATACAGACGGTTATGAAGGATTCTATCACTTATATGATTTAAGCGGAAATGAAGAAGAAGCAAATGCAGCTTACATTATTCGTGATCATAATCATGATAAATTTGAAGATCGTAAACAAACAATGCAATTTATCGCTAAACGTATGAATGAAGTATTAGGCATGGAACGTGTTCAAATTACATTGAACGATCAATACTACAACATGGGTGAAGTGATTGAAAAAGATATGTCTATCATCGACTTAGCAGAAGAAGCAATGCGCGAAGTAGGCATTACTCCAGATGTGAAACCAGTTCGTGGAGGAACAGATGGTTCTAAGATCAGCTTTATGGGTATTCCTACACCTAACATCTTTACTGGTGGAGAAAACATGCATGGTCGTTTTGAATTTATCTCTGTAGACACAATGAAAAAAGCAGTAGATACTATTATTAAATTAGTAGAATTAAACGAAGAAAAAGCATAA
- a CDS encoding Nif3-like dinuclear metal center hexameric protein, with translation MLGTELIARFEQHFPLSLGEKGDPNGLHIGTLNKEVQRVMITLDVRPNVVAEAIEKEVDLIIAKHPPLFRPAERLTDADPQTNMYLDLIEHHIAVYAAHTNMDIVEDGLNDWFCEALGVHETTFLTQTHEFPYYILQTMVPTAYAQTVRSALAEAGAGTLGAYEKCSFSTVGLGRFEPTMDANPFIGSENQLEEVAEEKIEVLVDQASLSSVIAALLEHHPYETPSYQCFPTTVPTQTFGIGRIGNLSAPCSLKELADKIKEKFHVDHVRLISKEDNPMVQRVAICGGSGQKFYSDALRKGADVYITGDVYYHTGHDMLETGMSVIDAGHYIENYCKERLVTLLEGWKQANHWEVEIFASQEDTNPFVAY, from the coding sequence ATGTTAGGAACAGAGTTGATTGCTCGCTTTGAACAACATTTTCCACTTTCTTTAGGAGAAAAAGGAGATCCAAATGGGCTACATATTGGCACATTGAATAAAGAAGTTCAACGAGTAATGATTACTTTAGATGTCCGTCCCAATGTTGTTGCTGAGGCAATTGAGAAAGAAGTGGATTTAATTATTGCTAAGCATCCACCACTATTTCGACCAGCAGAACGATTGACGGATGCAGATCCACAAACGAATATGTATTTAGATTTGATTGAACATCATATCGCAGTGTATGCTGCACATACAAATATGGACATTGTAGAAGACGGATTAAACGATTGGTTCTGTGAAGCTTTAGGTGTTCATGAGACAACATTTTTGACACAGACCCATGAATTTCCTTATTATATTCTACAAACTATGGTACCTACAGCATATGCTCAGACGGTTCGCTCTGCTTTAGCAGAAGCTGGAGCAGGGACGCTTGGTGCTTATGAAAAATGTAGTTTTAGTACGGTCGGTTTAGGTCGTTTCGAACCGACAATGGATGCTAATCCTTTTATTGGTAGTGAAAATCAATTAGAGGAAGTCGCAGAAGAAAAAATTGAAGTTTTAGTGGATCAAGCTTCATTATCTTCAGTGATTGCGGCACTGTTAGAACACCATCCTTATGAAACACCAAGTTATCAATGTTTCCCAACAACTGTTCCAACACAAACCTTTGGAATTGGTAGAATTGGGAATTTATCTGCACCTTGCTCATTAAAGGAATTAGCTGATAAAATAAAAGAGAAGTTCCACGTTGATCATGTACGATTAATTTCAAAAGAAGATAATCCAATGGTACAAAGAGTGGCCATTTGTGGTGGAAGTGGACAAAAATTTTATTCAGATGCTTTACGTAAGGGAGCAGATGTTTATATTACTGGTGACGTTTATTATCATACAGGACATGATATGTTAGAAACAGGAATGTCTGTCATTGATGCGGGTCACTATATTGAAAATTATTGTAAAGAGCGTCTTGTTACGCTATTAGAAGGTTGGAAGCAAGCGAACCACTGGGAAGTAGAGATATTTGCCAGTCAAGAGGATACTAATCCTTTTGTCGCTTACTAA
- a CDS encoding tRNA (adenine(22)-N(1))-methyltransferase, translated as MKQELNSERLLRVAKEITPGSRVADIGTDHAYLPVYLIENQIASYVIGSEIAEGPLENGRANVAKAGLSKQIELRFGSGVETLTTDDHIDTITICGMGGKTIVSILAKGWEDGLLPVKELVLQPNTDEHLVRFWLTQHGYTITNESLLTERKGTYEIITAQYTEEVPTYSHLELRFGPFLLAEKSVEFQEKQQKELENYQRVYQKIPEGTAKANYIAQKIKELKEVLSC; from the coding sequence TTGAAACAAGAGTTAAACTCAGAACGTTTATTGCGCGTAGCAAAAGAAATAACCCCAGGAAGTCGAGTGGCCGATATTGGTACGGATCATGCCTATTTACCAGTATATTTGATTGAAAATCAGATTGCTTCTTACGTTATTGGTAGTGAAATTGCGGAAGGCCCTTTAGAAAATGGTCGAGCAAATGTTGCCAAAGCTGGATTATCAAAGCAAATTGAATTGCGTTTTGGTAGCGGAGTAGAAACTTTAACTACAGATGATCATATCGATACGATTACGATTTGTGGAATGGGTGGAAAGACCATTGTTTCAATTTTAGCTAAAGGCTGGGAAGATGGATTACTACCTGTAAAAGAATTAGTATTGCAACCAAATACAGATGAACATCTGGTTCGCTTTTGGTTAACTCAACATGGGTATACAATCACCAATGAGTCTTTATTAACAGAAAGAAAAGGAACTTACGAAATTATCACTGCTCAATATACAGAAGAAGTTCCTACGTATTCACATTTAGAATTACGTTTTGGTCCTTTCTTATTAGCAGAGAAAAGTGTAGAATTTCAAGAAAAACAACAAAAAGAGTTAGAAAATTACCAAAGAGTATATCAAAAAATCCCTGAAGGAACAGCGAAGGCAAATTACATTGCCCAAAAGATAAAAGAACTTAAAGAGGTGCTGTCATGTTAG
- a CDS encoding redox-sensing transcriptional repressor Rex, with the protein MSRKKELMIPKATAKRLPIYYRYVRTLEEEGVQKFSSADLSAAVHVDSATIRRDFSYFGELGKRGYGYDVHHILCFFSEILNEDRLMNVAVVGIGNLGSAILNFKFQNTKNIRVSCAFDIREDLVGRIIDGVPVYDMKDLKQQIHRQNIEIAVLTIPEEQAQEAADALVDAGVKGILNFTPQHLSVPKGVQVQNIDLTTELQTLIYFVKANEANE; encoded by the coding sequence ATGTCTAGAAAAAAAGAATTAATGATTCCCAAAGCAACGGCAAAACGCCTACCGATTTATTATCGCTATGTTCGCACATTAGAAGAAGAAGGCGTACAAAAGTTTTCGTCCGCTGATTTAAGCGCTGCTGTTCATGTTGATAGCGCAACCATTCGTCGTGATTTTTCTTATTTTGGTGAATTAGGGAAACGTGGTTATGGTTATGATGTTCACCACATTTTATGCTTTTTCTCTGAAATTTTAAATGAAGATCGTCTGATGAATGTCGCTGTTGTTGGTATTGGGAATTTAGGAAGTGCGATTTTAAACTTTAAATTTCAAAATACAAAAAATATTCGCGTAAGCTGTGCTTTTGATATTCGTGAAGATTTAGTAGGCCGTATTATTGATGGCGTTCCAGTATATGATATGAAAGATTTAAAACAACAAATTCATCGTCAAAATATTGAAATTGCCGTTTTAACGATTCCAGAAGAACAAGCACAAGAAGCAGCTGATGCTCTTGTGGATGCAGGAGTCAAAGGGATTTTAAACTTTACTCCACAACATTTATCAGTACCAAAAGGGGTACAAGTACAAAATATTGATTTAACAACCGAATTACAAACGTTAATCTATTTTGTAAAAGCAAATGAAGCCAACGAATAA
- a CDS encoding ABC-F family ATP-binding cassette domain-containing protein, which produces MIILQLQDVARHFGADVLFSHVQMEIQDKSRIALVGRNGAGKSTLLKIIAGETRPDEGEVIKRKDLTIGYLEQNTGLHSQKTIYQEMLEPFSPLIQKEKELRRLENEMAEVSGEELTRLMQQYDQLQHQFQEENGYAYESEIRSVLHGFQFYESDFDTPISDLSGGQKTRLALAKMLLTCPDLLILDEPTNHLDIETLRWLENYLQGYVGALLIVSHDRYFLDKVVNEVYELEFGQCKHYVGNYTQYTIEKETQLLSQQKQYEKQQQEIKKMETFIQKNMARASTTKRAQSRQKQLEKMDRIVAPTANTESVRLHFPIDQPSGNVVLQTEDLAIGYETPLAKNIQMDIRKQEAIAIVGPNGIGKSTLLKTIMKQIPSLAGTIHFGTNVEIGYYDQEQASLHPKKTVLQELWDEHPLTNEKDIRTVLASVLFKGEDIKKTVAQLSGGEKARLLLAKLAMQKENFLILDEPTNHLDLDSKEVLEDALIHYEGTLLFVSHDRYFINRIATKIIELTPEGSILYHGDYDYYEEKKAEEEEKKSLLKEEEQKEEIISSTKAQYLSSKEEQKERRKLQRAVDALEEKMEELEQKITQIQEEMCLPEYQNDSYALNQMHETVAQLEEEYEQAAEEWEEKALLLEE; this is translated from the coding sequence ATGATTATCTTACAATTACAAGACGTAGCGCGTCATTTTGGAGCAGACGTCTTATTTTCACATGTACAAATGGAAATTCAAGATAAAAGTAGAATTGCTCTTGTCGGTCGAAATGGAGCTGGAAAATCTACTTTGTTAAAAATTATCGCAGGAGAAACTCGTCCTGATGAAGGAGAAGTAATTAAAAGAAAAGATTTAACGATTGGATATTTGGAACAAAATACAGGTTTACATAGTCAAAAAACCATTTATCAAGAAATGTTAGAACCTTTTTCTCCTTTAATTCAAAAGGAAAAAGAACTACGTCGATTAGAGAATGAAATGGCAGAAGTTAGCGGCGAAGAACTGACACGTTTGATGCAACAATACGACCAATTACAGCATCAATTTCAAGAAGAAAACGGCTATGCCTATGAATCAGAAATTCGTTCAGTTCTCCATGGATTCCAATTTTATGAATCTGATTTTGACACCCCAATTTCTGACCTTTCTGGAGGACAAAAAACACGTTTAGCCTTGGCAAAAATGTTACTTACTTGCCCAGATTTATTAATTTTGGATGAACCAACGAACCACCTAGATATTGAAACTTTACGTTGGTTAGAAAATTATTTACAAGGTTATGTTGGTGCTCTACTTATTGTCAGCCACGACCGTTATTTCTTAGATAAAGTCGTTAATGAAGTCTATGAGTTAGAGTTTGGGCAATGTAAGCATTATGTTGGAAACTACACACAATATACGATTGAAAAAGAAACGCAATTGCTTTCTCAACAAAAACAATATGAAAAGCAACAACAAGAAATTAAAAAAATGGAAACTTTCATTCAAAAGAATATGGCTCGTGCTTCTACGACGAAACGAGCTCAAAGTCGTCAAAAACAATTGGAAAAAATGGATCGCATTGTAGCGCCAACCGCGAATACGGAATCTGTCCGTTTACATTTTCCAATTGATCAACCTTCTGGAAATGTAGTCTTACAAACAGAAGATTTAGCTATTGGCTATGAAACTCCTTTAGCAAAGAACATTCAAATGGATATTCGTAAACAAGAAGCCATTGCCATTGTGGGACCTAACGGAATTGGTAAGTCTACGCTTTTAAAAACCATTATGAAACAAATTCCTTCACTAGCAGGAACAATTCATTTTGGTACTAATGTAGAAATTGGTTATTATGACCAAGAACAAGCTTCTTTACATCCTAAAAAAACTGTATTACAAGAATTATGGGATGAACATCCGTTAACCAACGAAAAAGATATTCGTACGGTACTTGCCAGTGTTTTATTTAAAGGAGAAGATATTAAAAAGACTGTTGCTCAACTCTCTGGTGGCGAAAAAGCTCGCCTATTGTTGGCAAAACTTGCAATGCAAAAAGAAAACTTCTTAATTCTAGATGAACCAACAAACCATTTAGATTTAGATAGTAAAGAAGTATTAGAAGACGCTTTAATTCATTATGAAGGTACTCTTCTATTTGTGAGTCATGACCGTTATTTTATTAATCGTATCGCAACAAAAATCATTGAATTAACTCCTGAAGGATCGATTTTGTATCACGGAGATTACGATTATTATGAAGAGAAAAAAGCAGAAGAAGAAGAAAAAAAATCTCTTTTAAAAGAAGAAGAACAAAAAGAAGAAATTATCTCTTCTACTAAAGCTCAATATTTATCTTCAAAAGAAGAACAAAAAGAACGTCGTAAATTACAACGAGCAGTTGATGCTTTAGAAGAAAAAATGGAAGAATTAGAACAAAAAATCACACAAATCCAAGAAGAAATGTGTCTTCCTGAATATCAAAATGACTCCTATGCCTTAAATCAAATGCATGAAACTGTAGCTCAACTCGAAGAAGAGTATGAGCAAGCCGCAGAAGAATGGGAAGAAAAAGCCCTTCTTTTGGAGGAATAA
- a CDS encoding metallophosphoesterase, whose product MKLLLMSDTHGQTKRLEQAIQRHEKEVDLILHAGDSELEDQDPIFKKIMAVAGNCDFPSEQKPKERIIEKEGETIFLGHGHQAQVNFGLLSLDLLAAEKGAQIVVYGHTHVPFVQYAEESDRLIINPGSLEFPRNLPPKASYAIVETTPEQHKISWYSASGEEKQTLTYTRKNK is encoded by the coding sequence ATGAAACTACTATTGATGAGTGATACACATGGTCAAACGAAACGACTAGAACAAGCAATTCAACGTCATGAAAAGGAAGTAGATTTAATTTTACATGCTGGAGATAGTGAATTAGAAGATCAAGATCCAATTTTTAAAAAAATAATGGCAGTGGCAGGAAACTGTGATTTTCCTTCTGAACAAAAACCAAAAGAAAGAATAATTGAAAAAGAAGGAGAAACAATCTTTTTGGGTCATGGACATCAGGCACAAGTTAATTTTGGTTTATTATCTTTAGATTTATTAGCAGCAGAAAAAGGGGCACAAATTGTCGTTTATGGTCATACTCATGTGCCTTTTGTTCAATATGCTGAGGAGAGTGATCGTTTGATTATCAATCCAGGAAGCTTAGAATTTCCAAGAAATTTACCACCAAAAGCAAGTTATGCTATAGTAGAAACTACACCAGAACAACACAAAATTTCTTGGTATAGCGCATCAGGAGAAGAAAAACAAACGCTTACTTATACAAGGAAAAATAAGTAA
- a CDS encoding XTP/dITP diphosphatase, which translates to MEQKIKKLNWSSFEKETVIQVEEEKGFAIFSYQPNSQLIWQNIPETIQNYLLRLAKKELTGIIKVETYGQVSLSTIYNGCYFLCSFYHDLSTSLVIENEDLCVGFNDYGDLTECQMKTIQTMPEWNENLAILSQQYNQIAAQWNFGKEKGKMTEKEIVIATKNKGKAKEFTNLFGEKGYTVKTLLDFPEIGDIAETGSTFTENALQKAQTIADLLQRPVLADDSGLCVDALHGKPGIYSARFAKDHDDAANNAKLLSELAGVPALERTAHFHCTLAFVAPHKEPLIVEGEVEGLIHSFPEGENGFGYDPLFYLPELDCTMAQLSPEQKNQLSHRAVALKRLEKVWEDWMNETTIDE; encoded by the coding sequence ATGGAACAAAAAATTAAAAAATTAAACTGGTCTTCTTTTGAAAAAGAAACCGTAATTCAAGTCGAAGAAGAAAAAGGCTTTGCGATTTTTTCTTATCAACCTAATTCACAATTGATTTGGCAAAATATTCCAGAAACGATACAAAACTATCTTCTTCGTTTAGCTAAAAAAGAATTGACAGGAATCATCAAAGTAGAAACGTATGGTCAAGTGTCTCTATCTACGATTTATAATGGATGCTATTTCCTTTGTTCTTTCTACCATGATTTATCTACAAGCTTAGTGATAGAAAATGAAGACTTATGCGTTGGTTTTAATGATTATGGAGATTTAACAGAGTGTCAAATGAAGACAATCCAAACCATGCCAGAATGGAATGAAAACTTAGCTATATTGAGCCAACAATATAATCAAATCGCAGCGCAATGGAACTTTGGAAAGGAAAAAGGAAAGATGACAGAAAAAGAAATCGTAATTGCTACAAAAAATAAAGGTAAAGCAAAAGAATTTACGAATTTATTTGGTGAAAAAGGATATACAGTAAAAACATTACTAGATTTTCCAGAAATTGGTGATATCGCAGAAACAGGTTCTACGTTTACAGAGAACGCTCTACAAAAAGCACAAACCATTGCGGACTTATTACAGCGTCCTGTATTAGCGGATGATTCTGGTCTATGTGTCGATGCACTTCATGGAAAACCAGGGATTTATTCCGCTCGTTTTGCTAAAGATCATGATGATGCAGCGAATAATGCCAAATTATTGAGTGAGTTAGCAGGAGTTCCTGCTTTGGAAAGAACAGCTCATTTCCATTGTACCTTGGCTTTTGTTGCTCCGCATAAAGAACCATTAATTGTTGAAGGAGAAGTGGAAGGGTTAATTCATTCCTTCCCAGAAGGAGAAAATGGATTTGGCTATGATCCATTATTCTATTTACCAGAATTAGATTGTACGATGGCACAATTATCTCCAGAACAAAAAAATCAATTAAGTCATCGTGCAGTAGCTTTAAAACGTTTAGAAAAAGTATGGGAGGATTGGATGAATGAAACTACTATTGATGAGTGA
- the murI gene encoding glutamate racemase, translating into MRIGVLDSGIGGLTVLKTLIENLGAQEYVYFGDEIHMPYGEKPLAQVHEYVENIAQFLYQEENIDLLVIACNTATVASFHILQEELSIPVVGMIQPGSQLALEKSNNRHIGVLATRGTVQSEAYLQKLKELAPDCQVVQEACPDFVTLIEKTHVAQKEKEQAIFQHWTKLYQQDSKIDTVILGCTHFPIWQANFQKYLPSIHWVNPAEEVARQAKNYVPKEDKKATFTFYITTGKEAFTQHLEQMLPHLPMETTRIKIFDWKKRGYDGTKN; encoded by the coding sequence ATGCGTATTGGCGTATTAGATTCCGGAATTGGTGGATTAACCGTTTTAAAAACATTGATTGAAAATTTAGGAGCTCAGGAATATGTTTACTTTGGGGATGAAATTCATATGCCTTATGGAGAAAAACCATTAGCTCAAGTTCATGAATATGTTGAAAATATCGCTCAGTTTTTATATCAAGAAGAAAATATTGATCTTTTAGTTATTGCTTGTAATACCGCAACTGTAGCAAGTTTTCATATTTTACAAGAAGAATTATCGATTCCAGTCGTAGGAATGATTCAGCCAGGAAGTCAATTAGCATTAGAAAAAAGTAATAATCGACATATTGGTGTTTTAGCAACAAGAGGAACCGTCCAAAGTGAAGCTTATTTACAAAAATTGAAAGAGTTGGCGCCAGATTGTCAAGTCGTTCAAGAAGCTTGTCCTGATTTTGTGACGTTAATTGAAAAAACTCATGTTGCTCAAAAAGAGAAAGAACAAGCGATTTTCCAACATTGGACAAAATTATATCAACAAGATTCAAAAATTGATACAGTGATTTTAGGATGTACTCATTTTCCTATTTGGCAAGCGAACTTTCAAAAATATTTACCTTCTATCCATTGGGTAAATCCAGCGGAAGAAGTAGCTCGACAAGCAAAAAACTATGTCCCTAAAGAAGACAAAAAGGCAACTTTTACTTTTTATATTACAACAGGAAAAGAAGCATTTACGCAGCATTTAGAACAAATGTTGCCACATCTACCAATGGAAACAACAAGAATTAAGATCTTTGATTGGAAGAAAAGAGGATATGATGGAACAAAAAATTAA
- a CDS encoding DMT family transporter, with protein MKEKQKGVLLAIIGALCWGIQGPISQFLFQEITLPTEWLMGVKMTLAGILILLFTAWKEKKAIFGPFKNKKDTIQLLLYAYVGLALVQYMYFLTIKASDAGTATILQSLGTIMIIIFTIFVYHKWPNRNEWIAVVVAIIGTYLLVTQHGTLAITKKALIFGLLLAFGGAMQTMLPVQLLKKYSSFTLLGWGMLFGGLLFSIIHPFWENTPEMNGMTISALIFIVLFGTVLSYICFTTSLKYISATSAGLLASFEPASATLGAVLFLGTSFTGTQVIGALLVLSTVFILALPIPKKKGEQ; from the coding sequence ATGAAAGAAAAACAAAAAGGAGTACTATTAGCGATTATTGGTGCTTTATGTTGGGGGATTCAAGGACCGATTTCCCAATTTTTATTCCAAGAAATTACACTCCCAACCGAATGGCTGATGGGTGTGAAGATGACCTTAGCTGGAATTTTAATTTTGTTATTTACTGCTTGGAAAGAAAAAAAAGCCATTTTTGGTCCCTTTAAAAATAAAAAAGATACGATTCAATTACTATTATATGCTTATGTTGGATTAGCTTTGGTTCAATATATGTATTTTTTAACCATTAAAGCCAGTGATGCTGGAACAGCAACGATTTTGCAAAGCTTAGGTACAATTATGATTATCATTTTTACTATCTTTGTTTATCATAAGTGGCCCAATCGCAACGAATGGATTGCGGTAGTCGTAGCAATTATTGGTACTTATTTGTTAGTGACTCAACATGGAACGTTAGCGATTACAAAGAAAGCTTTAATTTTTGGATTATTATTAGCCTTTGGTGGCGCGATGCAAACGATGTTACCTGTACAATTATTAAAGAAATATAGTTCCTTTACTTTATTAGGATGGGGCATGTTATTTGGTGGTTTGTTATTTTCTATTATTCATCCATTTTGGGAAAATACTCCAGAAATGAATGGAATGACAATTAGTGCATTAATTTTTATTGTCTTATTTGGAACCGTTCTTTCTTATATTTGTTTTACAACAAGTTTGAAATATATTTCTGCTACTTCAGCTGGACTTCTTGCTTCCTTTGAACCAGCTTCAGCAACTTTAGGAGCAGTTCTCTTTTTAGGTACAAGTTTTACAGGCACACAAGTAATTGGAGCTTTACTTGTTCTAAGTACAGTCTTTATTTTAGCGCTACCGATTCCAAAGAAGAAAGGAGAACAATAA
- a CDS encoding PepSY domain-containing protein, giving the protein MKLKTLWITIISLFICAGILGVILYESRELNKNLSAIRQSKKALNDSSLSSNSEIRDDSQSIDETSILKNEVRSIEPYTDLDFIKKIKEQEKGELLEVKVEYEGNQPVYQIKLQKRAAEWEGIFNAQTKKLLYTEQEEEYDNRTMNFSSIRLNPKKAISFAKKKVGGIPTSWQLELEQIGEPPIYTIDLKRMEDGKIEEAEVKIDSGTGKVISVEKELDEIDD; this is encoded by the coding sequence ATGAAATTAAAAACGTTATGGATTACTATTATTTCTCTATTCATTTGTGCAGGGATCTTAGGAGTTATTTTATATGAAAGTAGAGAATTAAATAAGAACCTTTCAGCTATTCGTCAATCAAAAAAAGCGCTGAATGATTCTTCTTTGTCCTCTAATAGCGAAATTAGGGATGATTCGCAAAGTATAGATGAAACGTCTATTCTTAAAAATGAAGTTAGAAGTATCGAGCCATATACTGATTTAGATTTTATTAAAAAGATAAAGGAACAAGAAAAAGGAGAATTGTTGGAAGTTAAGGTTGAATACGAAGGGAATCAACCCGTTTACCAAATTAAGCTTCAAAAAAGAGCAGCAGAATGGGAAGGAATTTTTAATGCTCAAACTAAAAAGTTATTATATACAGAACAAGAGGAAGAATATGATAACAGAACTATGAATTTTTCTTCTATTCGTCTTAACCCTAAAAAAGCAATTTCTTTTGCGAAAAAGAAAGTAGGGGGAATCCCTACTTCTTGGCAATTGGAATTAGAGCAAATAGGTGAGCCTCCTATTTATACCATTGATCTAAAAAGAATGGAAGATGGGAAAATAGAAGAAGCAGAAGTTAAAATTGATAGTGGGACTGGCAAAGTGATATCTGTAGAAAAAGAATTAGATGAAATAGATGACTAA
- the dut gene encoding dUTP diphosphatase, which translates to MELKVKKLVPEAVLPQKNHITDSGFDLYSVEDRTLRTGERTCIRTGIACMFPQGFGGEIRGRSGLTTKTGLMVLQGTIDSDYRGELLVIVHNLGEEYTIHKGDRIAQLIIEKIYPFSVVECEDFSTETTRGTNGFGSSGK; encoded by the coding sequence ATGGAATTAAAAGTCAAAAAACTCGTTCCAGAGGCTGTTTTACCACAAAAAAATCACATTACAGATAGTGGGTTTGATCTATATTCAGTAGAAGATAGAACGTTAAGAACTGGAGAAAGAACTTGCATTCGTACTGGGATTGCTTGTATGTTTCCTCAAGGATTTGGTGGTGAAATCCGAGGGAGAAGTGGATTAACCACCAAAACAGGATTAATGGTATTACAAGGAACGATTGATTCTGATTATCGAGGAGAATTATTAGTCATTGTTCATAATTTAGGAGAAGAGTATACGATTCACAAAGGAGATCGTATTGCTCAATTAATCATTGAAAAGATTTATCCTTTCTCTGTTGTTGAATGTGAAGATTTTTCTACAGAAACAACACGAGGAACTAATGGCTTTGGTTCTTCTGGAAAATAA